The DNA region GTCTGGCGCGAGGGTGCCCGCGGCCTCGGGGCCGCCCTCGCCGGGCTCGTCCTCGCGCTGGCGGTGCTGGGCTACCCCGCCTTCCTGGGACTGCGCGGCCTGCGGCTGCCCGCCCTGTCGGACATCACCACCGACATCGACAATCCGCCGGCCTTCTCGCGCTCGCGGGCGGCCTTCGCGGCCCGCGGCGGACGCTACCCGGCGGATCCGAGCCCGGCGGCACGCGAGAGCCAGCGCGGCGCCTACCCGCAGATCGCGCCGCTGACGCTCGATATCGGCGCCGACGAGGCCTTCGAACTCGCCCGGCAGGCGGCCCTGAAGCGGCACTGGCAGATCGTCGAGGCGATCCGGCCGGGCGGCCGAACCGGCAACGGCCGGATCGAGGCCGTGGCACGGGGGCTGATCCTCAACCTGCCGGACGATGTCACCGTGCGCATCCGTCCCCGCGCGGACGGGGCGCGGATCGACGTGCGCTCGGCCTCGCGTCTCGGCGGCCGGGATCTCGGCAGCAACGCCGACCGGATCCGGGCCTATCTCGACGACGTCGCCAACCTCGCCCTCGCGGTGAAGTGAGCCGCCGCGCCCTTCAGGCCGGCGCGTAGGTGCCGTCGAGCCGGGGCGCGCCGTCGCAGGTCGCGAGCCCCCGGCCGACCAGGTCCTCCAGGTGGGCGAAGACCGACAGGGCCGCCGCGCCGCGGAGCCGGGGGTCGAGCCCCTGGTAGATCGCCGCGACGATGTCGGCGATCCGCCCGTCGCCGGCTGCCAGCCGCGCGCGGATCGCCGCCTCCCGCTGGCGGCGATGCCCGGCCAAGCCTCGGAGGAACCGGGCGGGCTCGCGCACCGGCCCACCATGGCCCGGCCAGTAGACCGTCTCGTCGCGCCCGCGCAGCTTGTCGAGGGACTCCATGTAGGCCCGCATCGCGCCGTCCGGCGGGGCCACGATCGTGGTCGACCACGCCATGACGTGGTCGCCCGAGAACAGCGCCTGCGCCTCCGGCAGCGCGAAGGCGAGATGGTTCATCGTGTGGCCGGGGGTCTCGATCGCCGTGAGGGTCCAGCTGGGCCCGGCAACGGTATCACCCTCCGCCATGATCCGATCGGGCGCGTGGGACCGGTCGGCGCTGGCGTCGAGCATCGGGGTCTCCGCCTCCGACAGGGCCCGCGCGGCCCTGTGCGGCGCGCATCCGACGATCGGCGCACCGGTGCGCGCGGCGAGCAGCCGTGCCCCGGGCGAGTGATCCCGATGGGTATGGGTGACCACGATGGCCTCGACCCGCTCGGTGCCGAGATCCTGAAGCAGCGCTTCGACATGGTTCGGATCGTCCGGGCCCGGATCGATCACCGCGACGCGATCCTGGCCCACCACGTAGGTGCAGGTGCCGCTCGCCGTGAACGGACCTCCGTTCGGCGCGACCCGTCGGCGAATCAGCGGCGCGACTCGGTCCAGCCGGCCGACCGATGGCATCGACGGATCGAAGGTCAGGGTGTTCTCGTCGGTGTCCGCCATCGCGATCCCGTGCGATCGAAACGGCGGTTCCATGGACGGTTCGCGGCCGCGTGGCAATCGCCTCGGAGTCTGAGCGGACCGCCGGCCGCCACGGCGCAAGGATGTCGGGCGGGGTCAGGATCCGTTCGCTGTGTTGGCCACGGATCCGACGCGGCAGCGATCCCGCTTCGGACCGGACCGGGAGGACGCGGCGAGGGCCGCGTCCGATCCCGCGGCTCGCGCCGGTCGGAAGGTCAGTCCTGGCGGCGCGGCTGCCGTGCACGCACGCGGACCGGTACGGGCGCCGGTGCCGGCATGAGACCGAGCGTGGCCGCGCGCAGGGCGTCGCCGGCCCTGTCGACGATCTCGGTCACGCGCTCCGCCATCGCGGCGGCCTTCGATCGAACGGCACTCTTGGCAGATTGCAGCATCGCAAATCCCGGATCGAGCCTGGAGACCTATCTTCGAACGCTAGCGCCCCTGTCTCGTTCCGTCACCCCGTGTCGCGGACGGCGCGCGCAGCCGCAGGGACTCACAGGACTTCGCGATAGGGGCGGAACCGGAGCTAAACCTTGGCGTTTTCGTGTTCAGAACGACGCGGCCCGCCCGCGTTGGTACTCTCTAAGGATACGAACCATGCTCGGTTGGGCCGTAACTTTTCTCGTCGTCGCCCTCGTGGCCGCTCTGCTTGGCTTCGGCGGCATCGCCGGCACCGCAATGGAAGCGGCCAAGCTGGTGTTCTTCGTGGCGATCGTGCTGTTCGCGATCTCGGCCGTCGTCGGCCTGATGCGGGGCCGTTCGCCGACTCTCTGACGCGTGACCGAATTTGCCGGCCCTGAACGCGGGCCGGTGCGCGGGCACACAGGGAAGCCGTCGCCCCAGGGCGGCGGCTTTTTCCGTCGCGATTGTGCCGCCGCGCGAGACGGTGACTGCCGGTTCGATCGCCACGCTCGCGTGAGGCAAAGTGAGGGGTGGGCCGAGGATTGACTGGATCGACGTCGGAATATTCGACGACGACTCAGGCCTTGCGGTCGGCGCCGTCGAGTCGCGCGATCAGCTCGGCGAAGCGGTCAGGGACCGGTTGCTGTGTGACCGTGTCGTACATCGCGCGCAATTGCGCGGCGATGCGATTGCGAGTCTGATCACTCAGGCCGTTCCTGCTCCTGGCGCGGTCGGGCTGGTCGGAAACAGCTGCGTCGACGGGGCTGTTCTCAGGCGCCGATGAGCGATCCGAAGCAATCTCGGCGTGCGGATCGCGCGCGCGAAGACCTGCCTCCTTCCCCTGGTCCACCATCAACACGCCCCTTGTTGCCGAAGTCGGCACGGCCGCATTGTGCTGCGGCTCGACATACGCCATGGCTGCGGCGGCAACGCCTGCGCGCCGGCATCGGTTCCGCCGGGGGGTGGAACGGAGTGCGGGCCTCCGCGTTGGGCGGTAGGCTGCGCAGGACAGAAAGCCGGCCCCGGCAGGCCCTCGATAACGGATCGAGGCGCTCGCGGCCGGGCAACACGGCGAGGCACAGGGGATCGAATGTCGACATCGCAACTCGTGGTACAGCACCTGCCGTACCTGCGCCGCTACGCGCGCGCGCTCACGGGTAGCCAAG from Methylobacterium sp. NMS14P includes:
- a CDS encoding MBL fold metallo-hydrolase, producing the protein MPSVGRLDRVAPLIRRRVAPNGGPFTASGTCTYVVGQDRVAVIDPGPDDPNHVEALLQDLGTERVEAIVVTHTHRDHSPGARLLAARTGAPIVGCAPHRAARALSEAETPMLDASADRSHAPDRIMAEGDTVAGPSWTLTAIETPGHTMNHLAFALPEAQALFSGDHVMAWSTTIVAPPDGAMRAYMESLDKLRGRDETVYWPGHGGPVREPARFLRGLAGHRRQREAAIRARLAAGDGRIADIVAAIYQGLDPRLRGAAALSVFAHLEDLVGRGLATCDGAPRLDGTYAPA
- a CDS encoding DUF1328 domain-containing protein — protein: MLGWAVTFLVVALVAALLGFGGIAGTAMEAAKLVFFVAIVLFAISAVVGLMRGRSPTL
- a CDS encoding NepR family anti-sigma factor; the encoded protein is MAYVEPQHNAAVPTSATRGVLMVDQGKEAGLRARDPHAEIASDRSSAPENSPVDAAVSDQPDRARSRNGLSDQTRNRIAAQLRAMYDTVTQQPVPDRFAELIARLDGADRKA
- a CDS encoding DUF1499 domain-containing protein, whose product is MRRLLIEEPVTRAGPLARRLAVFAVIATGIALVLVRDPRSDTNAALVALVAGLGVALLAAAAAIFAFVRVWREGARGLGAALAGLVLALAVLGYPAFLGLRGLRLPALSDITTDIDNPPAFSRSRAAFAARGGRYPADPSPAARESQRGAYPQIAPLTLDIGADEAFELARQAALKRHWQIVEAIRPGGRTGNGRIEAVARGLILNLPDDVTVRIRPRADGARIDVRSASRLGGRDLGSNADRIRAYLDDVANLALAVK